The following coding sequences are from one Megamonas funiformis window:
- a CDS encoding DUF4127 family protein, which produces MKFKSYIKQKWLLSIIAVTLMIVYYMNFIQLPPAVSVELQQNYKYKLILIPLDTRPPCQKMVVDAGKMAGVQIITPPSEIMDYYTKEGDTKKIQKWLMDNIDKSDGVIVSIDQLLHGGLLASRESGTKQDESQILLNFMRDLKTKAKDKPIYAFNVLPRITPPPTLESDSKKMIKISRLIDEISIFENEDDIKLLADLKEDIKQEDLDIYLDLFRRNTALNKELINLAKKGIITKLVIGQDDGEDFGIPNMEKKSLINYVHSLGISNDVVMITKGADEVALSLLANFVQTKTNYQPKVYVEYNDEKAMRTVMPFMAGSVGSTVEEKLVMANAKKVNSPQEAGLILYVFIGNDENMSIQRQSALKIKKYLEQGKKVALVDLSKHFSANEVLFPTLLKEAVPINELTSYAGWNTASNSIGTALANAVIYKAIRPTFNTTNDMLAVEYNRLNINYERFLEDYYYLKEVIDVMNITLKNHGYENVNDLDMEHNYIWMNKLLQSDMQKRANQLNNSEVFKMPFKVQTPEGVFDLTIRNLQVDVFFPWPRTFEVYLDVRLNLYRLNN; this is translated from the coding sequence ATGAAATTTAAATCATATATAAAACAAAAATGGTTATTATCAATTATAGCAGTAACTTTAATGATTGTTTATTACATGAATTTTATTCAACTACCTCCTGCTGTATCTGTGGAATTGCAACAAAACTATAAATATAAATTGATTTTGATACCGTTAGATACAAGACCACCATGTCAAAAGATGGTGGTAGATGCAGGAAAGATGGCAGGCGTACAGATTATAACACCGCCGTCAGAGATAATGGATTATTATACTAAAGAAGGCGATACAAAAAAAATACAAAAATGGTTGATGGATAATATTGATAAATCAGATGGGGTAATTGTGTCTATTGACCAATTATTGCATGGAGGTTTATTAGCTTCACGTGAGTCAGGGACGAAACAAGATGAGTCGCAAATTTTATTAAATTTTATGCGTGATTTGAAAACAAAAGCGAAAGATAAACCAATTTATGCTTTTAATGTTTTGCCAAGGATAACACCACCGCCAACTTTAGAAAGTGATAGTAAAAAAATGATAAAAATATCTCGTCTTATTGATGAGATAAGTATTTTTGAAAATGAAGATGATATAAAATTATTGGCAGATTTAAAAGAAGATATAAAACAAGAAGACTTAGATATTTATTTAGATTTATTTAGACGCAATACAGCTTTAAATAAAGAATTAATAAATCTAGCTAAAAAAGGCATCATAACAAAATTAGTGATTGGTCAAGATGATGGTGAAGATTTTGGCATACCAAATATGGAGAAGAAAAGTCTTATAAATTATGTGCATTCTTTAGGTATTAGTAATGATGTTGTGATGATAACTAAAGGCGCAGATGAGGTGGCTTTATCACTATTAGCTAATTTTGTGCAGACAAAGACAAATTATCAACCTAAAGTATATGTAGAGTATAATGATGAGAAAGCTATGCGTACAGTTATGCCGTTTATGGCAGGCTCAGTAGGCTCTACAGTAGAAGAAAAATTAGTGATGGCAAATGCTAAAAAAGTAAATTCACCACAAGAAGCTGGCTTGATTTTATATGTTTTTATTGGTAATGATGAAAATATGTCTATACAGAGACAATCTGCATTAAAGATAAAAAAATATTTAGAGCAAGGTAAAAAAGTCGCTTTAGTTGATTTAAGTAAGCATTTTTCAGCAAACGAAGTATTATTTCCTACATTATTAAAAGAAGCTGTGCCGATTAATGAATTAACTTCTTATGCTGGTTGGAATACAGCTAGTAATTCCATTGGTACGGCACTGGCGAATGCTGTTATTTATAAGGCGATAAGACCAACATTTAATACAACAAATGATATGCTTGCTGTAGAGTATAATCGTTTAAATATAAATTATGAGAGATTTCTAGAAGATTATTATTATCTAAAAGAAGTGATTGATGTAATGAATATTACCTTGAAAAATCATGGTTATGAAAATGTAAATGATTTGGATATGGAACATAATTATATTTGGATGAATAAATTACTACAATCTGATATGCAAAAGAGAGCAAATCAATTAAATAATAGTGAAGTTTTTAAAATGCCTTTTAAAGTGCAAACACCAGAGGGAGTATTTGACTTGACTATTCGCAATTTGCAGGTTGATGTATTTTTCCCATGGCCAAGAACTTTTGAAGTATATTTAGATGTAAGATTAAATTTATATAGATTAAATAATTAA
- a CDS encoding cell division protein ZapA: MNNKVTVEILGVKYPLRYSKDSDINDIQEAAKIVDENIRLMTKQNQYLPPDRVAVLTALQIAEQLIRLKKDYNEFWDILDENRSNKHK, encoded by the coding sequence ATGAATAACAAAGTAACTGTAGAAATTTTGGGAGTAAAATATCCTCTCCGCTATTCTAAAGATAGTGATATCAATGACATTCAAGAAGCTGCTAAAATAGTAGATGAAAATATTCGTCTTATGACTAAACAAAACCAATATTTGCCACCAGATAGAGTAGCAGTATTGACGGCACTTCAAATAGCTGAACAATTAATTCGTTTGAAAAAAGATTATAATGAATTTTGGGATATTCTTGATGAAAATCGCTCTAATAAACATAAATAA
- a CDS encoding DUF3656 domain-containing U32 family peptidase — protein sequence MIELLAPAGSMEALKAAVESGADAIYLSGKMFGARAYANNFDEQGLKEAIEFAHLRNVKIHVTVNTLVDNSEIPALADYFRFLYEIGADAVLVQDLGAARLAQLVAPDLPLHASTQMTVNNLAGVLALQELGFSRVVLSREVTLKDIIHICRNSDVEIEVFAHGALCVCYSGQCLMSSMIGGRSGNRGRCAQPCRLPYTLVDKNNNNVLKDAGQYLLSPRDMNTLELIPEFIEAGVVSLKLEGRMKKPEYVAVVVDAYRQKINSYYSHTELQEDIQKNLSQIFNRDFTTAYLEKKQGKFMMSDKRPNNRGRLVGRVIRYDDNKRQAIMKLTDDVNIGDTIDFWVKVGGRVSTNVSKIIYKNKEITSASAGMEVIIPVPNRVHPHDRIFKVFDANLMQKARSYYTSASPIRKINLNIEAIAKLNEPFILKATDEDGYSAQITSDFLVETALKRAMDKSTVQKQMERLGNTIYQLENLSCTIDENVIVPMSVMNDTRRLLIEKLMSMRLEAYHRPQIAKIDNTIWQQDLASKSFNQTNKPQLVVAVDTIAKVQTAIDNQADIVLFGGESYNHQFITAEMYAEATRLCREANIKIAFATPRIMRDNEQTAFTNWLTKIKDIAPDMIYAHTLAEMYLIKQFTDITIWADFSFNVYNDVTLTFLNNYDIKGATVSPELNFKQIKTLNEASTLPLECIVHGNMELMVSEYCVLGSFLGNLDKGTCTKPCEKNNYWLCDRKNEKFPIVTDQYCHMHLLNAKELNMLAHVPEFSNLHIDRIRLDGRYMSKEKLAKFTKLYKEIIIEGKNHLALMPENITKYEQNITRGHYFRGVE from the coding sequence TTGATAGAATTATTAGCCCCTGCTGGAAGTATGGAAGCATTAAAAGCCGCTGTAGAAAGTGGTGCTGATGCTATTTATCTTTCAGGCAAAATGTTCGGTGCAAGAGCTTATGCCAATAATTTTGATGAACAAGGCTTAAAAGAAGCCATTGAATTTGCTCATTTACGCAATGTAAAAATCCATGTAACTGTAAATACTTTAGTAGACAATTCTGAAATACCTGCACTTGCAGATTATTTTCGTTTTCTTTATGAAATAGGTGCTGATGCTGTACTCGTTCAAGATTTAGGTGCTGCACGTTTGGCTCAACTTGTAGCTCCTGATTTACCATTACACGCTAGTACACAAATGACAGTGAATAATTTAGCTGGTGTTCTTGCTCTTCAAGAACTTGGTTTTTCACGTGTCGTTTTATCTCGTGAAGTAACATTAAAAGATATTATTCATATCTGCCGTAATAGCGATGTAGAAATTGAAGTTTTCGCTCATGGTGCCTTATGTGTATGCTATTCCGGTCAATGCTTAATGAGTAGTATGATTGGTGGCAGAAGTGGTAACCGTGGTCGCTGTGCTCAACCATGTCGTCTACCTTATACTTTAGTTGATAAAAATAATAACAATGTTTTAAAAGATGCTGGACAATATTTATTGAGTCCTCGCGACATGAATACACTTGAATTAATTCCTGAATTTATCGAAGCTGGTGTCGTTTCTTTAAAACTTGAAGGACGCATGAAAAAACCAGAATATGTAGCTGTCGTTGTTGACGCTTACCGCCAAAAAATCAACTCTTATTATAGCCATACAGAACTTCAAGAAGATATTCAAAAAAATCTTTCTCAAATATTCAATCGTGATTTTACTACTGCTTATTTAGAGAAAAAACAAGGTAAATTCATGATGAGCGATAAACGACCAAACAATCGTGGTCGCCTCGTAGGTAGAGTAATTCGTTATGATGATAATAAACGTCAAGCTATCATGAAACTCACTGATGATGTAAATATCGGTGATACTATTGATTTCTGGGTAAAAGTCGGCGGTCGTGTAAGTACTAATGTATCTAAAATCATCTATAAAAATAAAGAAATAACTTCTGCTAGTGCTGGCATGGAAGTCATCATTCCTGTACCAAATCGCGTACACCCACATGACCGTATATTTAAAGTTTTTGATGCTAATCTCATGCAAAAAGCTCGCAGTTATTATACTAGTGCTTCACCAATACGCAAAATAAATTTAAATATCGAAGCTATTGCTAAACTCAATGAGCCTTTTATATTAAAAGCTACTGATGAAGATGGTTATAGTGCTCAAATAACTAGTGATTTCCTTGTGGAAACAGCTCTAAAACGCGCTATGGATAAATCAACAGTGCAAAAACAGATGGAACGTTTAGGCAATACTATTTATCAATTAGAAAATTTATCTTGCACTATTGATGAAAATGTCATTGTGCCTATGAGCGTCATGAATGATACTCGTCGCTTATTAATTGAAAAATTAATGTCCATGCGCCTTGAAGCTTATCATCGTCCACAGATTGCTAAAATTGATAATACTATTTGGCAACAGGATTTAGCTTCCAAATCATTCAATCAAACAAATAAACCTCAACTTGTAGTCGCTGTTGATACTATTGCTAAAGTACAGACAGCTATTGATAATCAAGCAGATATTGTTTTATTCGGTGGCGAATCTTATAATCATCAATTCATCACTGCTGAAATGTATGCTGAAGCTACAAGACTTTGCCGTGAAGCTAATATTAAAATTGCTTTTGCTACACCTCGTATCATGCGCGATAATGAACAAACAGCTTTTACAAATTGGCTTACAAAAATAAAAGATATCGCTCCAGATATGATTTATGCACATACTTTAGCCGAAATGTACTTAATCAAACAATTTACAGATATCACTATCTGGGCAGATTTCTCCTTCAATGTCTATAATGATGTAACTTTAACTTTCCTAAATAATTATGACATTAAGGGAGCTACTGTTTCCCCTGAATTAAACTTTAAACAGATAAAAACATTAAATGAAGCTTCTACATTACCTCTTGAATGTATCGTTCATGGCAATATGGAACTTATGGTATCTGAATATTGTGTGCTTGGCAGTTTCTTAGGCAATTTAGATAAAGGTACTTGTACAAAACCTTGCGAAAAAAATAATTATTGGCTTTGCGACCGCAAAAATGAAAAATTCCCTATCGTAACAGACCAATATTGTCATATGCATTTATTAAATGCTAAAGAATTAAATATGCTAGCTCATGTTCCAGAATTTAGCAATCTTCATATTGACCGCATTCGCTTAGATGGCAGATATATGTCCAAAGAAAAATTAGCTAAATTCACTAAACTCTATAAAGAAATCATCATCGAAGGCAAAAATCATCTTGCTTTAATGCCTGAAAATATCACTAAATATGAACAAAATATTACTCGTGGTCATTACTTCCGTGGAGTAGAATAA
- a CDS encoding endonuclease MutS2 — MNQSVFKTLEYAKIITMLQNMATSSMGKELAEKLLPSSDIDEVIENLSHTQEASNILISSEPPFGGIHDIRSLLKKTSLGLVIEINSLLDILNTMYAMRNLKKFFKELEIDSPQFKEWAKSIEILGQLEREIDNIVDEHGSMRDSASVELMRIRREIKSSQRRIKTNLDGILKNPDYQKYFQDNIVTIRDERYVIPIKQEYRQQFPGVVHDQSSSGSTLFIEPMSIVDLNNDIKQLVIDEKREIERILKVISEKIARNADSLLHNCEIMAQLDFAFAKAKLARKMHATMPEINDEGIVNLAKARHPLLNKDNVVPIDIRLGEGYRTLLITGPNTGGKTVSMKTLGLLVLMTQSGLFIPVQSGSKISIFQNVYADIGDEQSIEQSLSTFSAHMRNIVNILNNIEHDDLLLLDEVGSGTDPEEGAALAMSILERLMDIGACTVATTHYNELKTFAYSKEGIENACVEFDIKSLRPTYRLLIGTPGASNAFAISKRLGLSDTLILRAQQLIKADHAQFENVLNTLENEKLMYEQKNADIAERQQRIEKLEKQLADMKQEMAKKKEQTLRKTKEQCASLLRRTRRESEEIIKELKAQFNDQGMKKRQETIDAARHKLRGRLDKVSQQNDDPNKPGEAVDIKTIAVGDIVYVNKLRQKGTITDISGKELTVQLGSLKMNVKAKDCSFVSHAVKVKETAPSKKAGGFNMLAKVSQISTEVDIRGLMVDEAIEVVSKYLDDAVISGLSRVLIIHGKGTGALRKGIQEYLKNHRNVLSYTLGDMDEGGSGVTAVKLK; from the coding sequence ATGAATCAATCCGTATTTAAAACTTTAGAATATGCCAAAATTATCACTATGCTACAAAATATGGCTACTTCTAGTATGGGAAAAGAACTTGCTGAAAAACTATTACCAAGTAGCGATATTGACGAAGTAATTGAAAATCTTTCACATACACAAGAAGCTAGTAACATTTTAATTAGCTCTGAACCACCTTTTGGCGGTATTCATGATATTCGTTCATTATTAAAGAAAACATCTTTAGGTCTAGTAATTGAAATAAATTCATTACTTGATATTTTAAATACCATGTACGCAATGCGTAATCTCAAAAAATTCTTCAAAGAATTAGAAATAGATAGCCCTCAATTCAAAGAATGGGCTAAATCTATTGAAATTTTGGGGCAACTCGAACGCGAAATAGATAATATTGTTGATGAACATGGTTCTATGCGTGATAGTGCTAGCGTTGAACTTATGCGTATTCGCCGTGAAATCAAATCTTCTCAGCGTCGCATCAAAACAAATCTTGACGGTATCTTAAAAAATCCTGATTATCAAAAATATTTTCAAGATAATATCGTTACTATCCGTGATGAACGCTATGTTATCCCTATCAAACAAGAATATCGTCAACAATTCCCAGGTGTCGTACATGACCAATCCTCTAGTGGTTCTACTTTGTTTATTGAACCTATGTCCATTGTTGACCTAAACAATGATATCAAACAATTAGTTATTGATGAAAAACGTGAAATTGAACGTATCTTAAAAGTAATTTCTGAAAAAATCGCTAGAAATGCTGATAGCTTACTTCATAACTGTGAAATCATGGCCCAATTGGATTTTGCTTTTGCTAAGGCAAAATTAGCTCGTAAAATGCACGCTACTATGCCAGAAATCAATGATGAAGGTATTGTCAATTTAGCTAAAGCTCGCCACCCATTACTCAATAAAGATAACGTCGTTCCTATTGATATCAGACTTGGCGAAGGATATCGCACTTTATTGATTACAGGGCCAAACACAGGCGGTAAAACAGTGAGCATGAAAACTTTAGGCTTATTAGTTTTAATGACTCAATCTGGTCTTTTTATCCCTGTTCAATCTGGTTCCAAAATTTCCATTTTCCAAAATGTCTATGCTGATATCGGTGATGAGCAAAGCATTGAACAGAGCCTCAGTACATTTTCCGCTCATATGCGCAATATCGTAAATATCTTGAATAATATTGAACATGATGACTTGCTCTTATTAGATGAAGTAGGTTCTGGTACTGACCCAGAAGAAGGTGCTGCCCTTGCCATGTCAATTTTAGAAAGATTGATGGACATTGGCGCTTGCACTGTAGCTACTACTCACTATAACGAGTTAAAGACTTTTGCTTATTCTAAAGAAGGCATTGAAAATGCTTGTGTGGAATTTGACATCAAATCCCTTCGCCCTACTTATCGTTTATTGATAGGTACACCAGGGGCTAGTAATGCTTTTGCGATAAGTAAAAGATTAGGTTTATCAGATACTTTGATTTTACGTGCACAACAACTCATCAAAGCAGACCATGCTCAATTTGAAAATGTATTAAATACACTAGAAAATGAAAAATTGATGTATGAACAAAAAAATGCTGATATTGCTGAACGTCAACAACGCATTGAAAAATTAGAAAAACAACTTGCCGATATGAAGCAAGAAATGGCTAAGAAAAAAGAGCAAACACTTCGTAAAACTAAAGAACAATGTGCTAGTTTACTTCGCCGTACTCGTCGTGAATCTGAAGAAATCATCAAGGAATTGAAAGCTCAATTCAACGACCAAGGAATGAAAAAACGTCAGGAAACAATAGATGCTGCTCGTCATAAATTACGTGGTCGTTTGGATAAAGTAAGTCAACAAAATGATGATCCAAATAAACCAGGTGAAGCTGTCGATATCAAAACTATTGCTGTTGGTGATATCGTATATGTAAATAAACTTCGCCAAAAAGGAACTATCACTGATATCAGTGGTAAAGAATTAACTGTTCAATTAGGCAGTTTAAAAATGAATGTTAAAGCTAAAGATTGCTCTTTCGTTTCTCATGCTGTTAAAGTAAAAGAAACTGCACCATCTAAAAAAGCTGGTGGCTTCAATATGCTAGCTAAAGTCAGCCAAATTAGTACAGAAGTAGATATCAGAGGCTTAATGGTTGATGAAGCTATTGAAGTTGTTAGCAAATATCTTGATGATGCTGTAATTTCTGGTTTATCAAGAGTATTAATCATTCATGGTAAAGGTACAGGAGCTCTGCGCAAAGGTATTCAAGAATATCTCAAAAATCATCGCAATGTTTTAAGCTATACTCTTGGTGATATGGACGAAGGCGGTAGTGGGGTAACCGCTGTAAAATTAAAATAA
- a CDS encoding transglycosylase domain-containing protein, translating into MNKQPFNEKKSTSNHTTDKKNKKKSFGFKKFFLALLTLFIVVFLGVGCGLVAIGLDGDKDVSDIHPPASSQILDMNGNLITNIHATENRTLVTLDKIPANLQNAFIAVEDNRFYEHNGIDPRGIFRAIYSNLTSGEVAEGGSTITQQLAKNAFLSQDRTFKRKIQEFFIALRLERQYTKEEILEMYLNQIYFGRGAYGVQAAAQTYFGKDVSQLDLSECAMLAGIPRSPNYYSPLNNLGAANERKAEVLDQMVKYGYIDSTTAAKTKAESLRLVNPKEQENDNTASYFIDYVTQEMIDKFGADAVYKEGLKIYVSIDMNMQKAAEQSVNSLLPTYYNDANGLTQPQGALVAIDPKTGYIKAMVGGRGTDQFNRAVLAVRQPGSAFKPFTFATALENKMTPDTTIEDKPFKLGDWQPQNYDRTFRGTVSMRQTAINSLNIPTIRLAEKLSIDKVLLTAQNLGISTLELNSKDANDKNLAASIGGLTNGVTVLDMAGAYSAFANHGVYTKPTAIVKVVDRKGKTIYEHTPETKQVLSERTATLLTDMLEDVITKGTGKAANINRPAAGKTGTTDNYQDAWFAGYTPDLVTVVWMGCDDNDVMPGITGGTTPAKIWQNFMKTALASIPAKNFDGSDTSIDNPVQNVESNAKTTAKDVSHEKEKPSKEAPDKQKPVHNEQSNPNDAQQPIDENEPIEENIEQPSLPAPRQNLPEPSIQQGKGLN; encoded by the coding sequence ATGAATAAACAGCCTTTTAACGAAAAAAAATCAACCTCTAATCATACAACTGATAAAAAAAATAAGAAAAAATCTTTTGGCTTCAAAAAATTTTTCTTAGCGCTTTTAACGCTATTTATAGTTGTATTTTTAGGTGTTGGTTGTGGATTAGTTGCTATTGGCCTTGATGGTGATAAAGATGTTTCTGATATTCACCCACCTGCTTCTTCTCAAATTCTCGATATGAATGGCAATCTAATCACTAATATTCACGCTACTGAAAATCGTACATTAGTGACTTTAGATAAAATCCCTGCTAATCTGCAAAATGCCTTTATCGCTGTCGAAGATAATCGCTTTTATGAACATAACGGTATTGACCCTAGAGGTATTTTCCGTGCGATTTATTCTAATTTAACAAGCGGTGAAGTGGCTGAAGGTGGTAGTACTATCACTCAACAATTAGCCAAAAATGCCTTTTTATCACAAGACCGTACATTCAAACGAAAAATTCAAGAATTTTTCATTGCTCTTCGCTTAGAAAGACAATATACTAAAGAAGAAATTTTAGAAATGTATCTCAACCAAATTTATTTTGGTAGAGGTGCTTATGGTGTTCAAGCTGCTGCACAGACATATTTTGGCAAAGATGTAAGTCAATTAGATTTATCAGAATGTGCAATGCTCGCTGGCATACCTCGTAGTCCAAATTATTATTCACCACTTAATAATTTAGGTGCTGCTAATGAACGTAAAGCAGAAGTTTTAGACCAAATGGTAAAATATGGCTATATTGATTCTACTACAGCAGCTAAAACAAAAGCTGAAAGTTTACGACTTGTAAATCCTAAAGAACAAGAAAATGATAATACTGCTTCATATTTTATCGATTATGTAACTCAAGAAATGATTGATAAATTCGGTGCTGATGCAGTATATAAAGAAGGCTTAAAAATTTATGTTTCCATTGACATGAACATGCAAAAAGCTGCTGAACAATCTGTAAATAGTTTATTACCAACTTATTACAATGATGCTAATGGTCTTACTCAACCACAAGGAGCACTCGTAGCAATTGACCCTAAAACAGGATATATCAAAGCTATGGTTGGTGGTCGTGGTACTGACCAATTCAATCGTGCTGTACTTGCTGTACGTCAACCTGGTTCGGCATTTAAACCATTTACTTTTGCTACTGCTTTAGAAAATAAAATGACACCAGATACTACTATTGAGGATAAACCTTTCAAATTAGGTGATTGGCAACCTCAAAACTATGACCGTACATTTAGAGGTACAGTCTCCATGCGTCAAACAGCTATTAATTCTTTAAATATACCTACTATTCGTTTAGCAGAAAAATTATCTATCGATAAAGTTTTATTAACAGCTCAAAATTTAGGTATATCCACATTAGAATTAAATTCTAAAGATGCAAATGATAAAAACTTAGCTGCTTCCATCGGTGGTCTCACAAATGGGGTAACAGTTCTTGATATGGCTGGTGCTTATAGTGCTTTTGCAAATCATGGCGTTTATACAAAACCAACTGCTATAGTTAAAGTCGTTGACCGCAAAGGCAAAACTATTTATGAACATACACCAGAAACTAAACAAGTTTTATCTGAACGCACAGCTACTTTATTAACAGATATGCTTGAAGATGTTATCACTAAAGGCACAGGTAAAGCTGCTAATATCAACAGACCTGCTGCTGGTAAAACAGGAACTACCGATAATTATCAAGATGCTTGGTTTGCAGGTTATACACCTGATTTAGTAACAGTAGTATGGATGGGCTGTGATGATAATGATGTTATGCCTGGTATTACTGGTGGTACTACACCTGCGAAAATTTGGCAAAACTTCATGAAAACAGCACTTGCATCTATACCAGCTAAAAACTTTGATGGTTCAGATACTTCCATTGATAATCCAGTTCAAAATGTAGAAAGCAATGCTAAAACTACAGCTAAAGATGTTTCTCATGAAAAAGAAAAACCATCAAAAGAAGCACCTGATAAACAAAAACCTGTTCATAATGAACAATCAAACCCAAATGATGCTCAACAGCCAATTGATGAAAATGAACCAATTGAAGAAAATATCGAGCAACCATCTCTTCCAGCTCCAAGGCAAAATTTACCTGAACCAAGTATTCAACAAGGCAAAGGGTTAAATTAA
- the tyrS gene encoding tyrosine--tRNA ligase, with amino-acid sequence MSVFDTLKERGYLAQVTHEEELKKALETEQVTFYMGFDPTADSLHVGHFLALMAMSHMQKAGHRPICLVGGGTGTVGDPSGRTDMRKMLTDEDIEHNCNCFKKQMERFIDFSDGKALMINNGDWLRKLNYIELLRDVGPHFSVNRMLTAECYKQRLERGLTFLEFNYMIMQAYDFMELNRRYGCVLELGGDDQWSNIIAGVELIRRKEAKPSYGMTFNLLTNSEGKKMGKTAKGALWLDPEKTSPYDFYQYWRNVADSDVEKCLALLTFLPMDEVRRLGSYKDQKINEAKQVLAYEVTKLVHGEEEAKKAQEAAQALFSGKGNMDNAPTITITEADFGKKLLDILVDNKVFESKGAGRRLIAQNGVSIGDDKWTDVEKVLTAEDLANGDMIVRKGKKKFYRLIKA; translated from the coding sequence GTGAGCGTATTTGATACACTTAAAGAACGTGGTTACTTAGCTCAAGTAACACACGAAGAAGAATTAAAAAAAGCTTTAGAAACTGAGCAAGTTACATTTTATATGGGATTTGACCCAACAGCAGACAGCCTTCATGTTGGTCATTTCTTAGCTTTAATGGCTATGTCTCATATGCAAAAAGCAGGTCATCGCCCTATCTGCTTAGTTGGTGGCGGTACTGGTACTGTAGGTGACCCTTCTGGTCGTACAGATATGCGTAAAATGTTAACTGATGAAGATATTGAACATAATTGCAATTGCTTCAAAAAACAAATGGAACGCTTTATCGATTTCTCTGATGGTAAAGCTTTAATGATCAACAATGGTGATTGGCTTCGCAAATTAAATTATATTGAATTACTTCGCGATGTTGGTCCACATTTCTCTGTTAATCGCATGCTTACTGCTGAATGTTATAAACAACGTTTAGAACGTGGCTTAACATTCCTTGAATTCAACTACATGATCATGCAGGCTTATGACTTCATGGAATTAAATCGCCGTTATGGTTGCGTACTTGAATTAGGTGGCGATGACCAATGGTCTAACATCATTGCTGGTGTTGAACTCATTCGTCGTAAAGAAGCAAAACCTTCTTATGGTATGACATTCAACCTTCTCACTAACAGTGAAGGTAAAAAAATGGGTAAAACAGCAAAAGGCGCACTTTGGCTCGACCCTGAAAAAACTTCTCCATACGACTTCTATCAATACTGGAGAAATGTTGCTGATAGCGACGTAGAAAAATGTCTTGCTCTTCTCACATTCTTACCAATGGACGAAGTTCGTCGCCTCGGTAGCTATAAAGACCAAAAAATCAACGAAGCAAAACAAGTTCTCGCTTATGAAGTTACAAAACTCGTTCATGGCGAAGAAGAAGCTAAAAAAGCTCAAGAAGCTGCTCAAGCACTTTTCAGTGGTAAAGGTAATATGGACAATGCTCCAACTATTACTATCACAGAAGCAGACTTTGGCAAAAAATTACTTGATATCTTAGTAGATAACAAAGTATTTGAATCTAAAGGTGCAGGTCGTCGTTTAATCGCTCAAAACGGTGTATCTATTGGCGATGACAAATGGACTGACGTAGAAAAAGTATTAACAGCAGAAGACCTTGCAAATGGCGACATGATCGTTCGCAAAGGTAAAAAGAAATTCTATCGTTTAATCAAAGCATAA
- a CDS encoding YebC/PmpR family DNA-binding transcriptional regulator translates to MSGHSKWANIKRKKGANDAIRAKMTTKIGREITIAVRMGGADPTGNMRLKLALSKAKSNNIPKDNINRAIQKGLGASDGSNYEELIYEGYGPAGSAVMLEVMTDNRNRTAADIRHLFSKYGGNLGETGCVGWMFHKKAIFVVDKEAFDDEESLMMIALDAGAEDFKAEDDSFEITAAPEDFDAISQALEENNIETVESEITMIPDTTVKVEGKDAEKMQTLIDMLEEHDDVQNVYSNYEMDEE, encoded by the coding sequence ATGTCAGGACATTCTAAATGGGCCAATATTAAACGAAAAAAAGGTGCAAATGATGCCATTCGTGCAAAAATGACTACAAAAATTGGTCGTGAAATCACTATTGCTGTTCGTATGGGTGGTGCTGACCCTACTGGTAATATGCGTCTTAAATTAGCTTTAAGCAAAGCTAAATCTAACAATATTCCTAAAGATAATATCAATCGTGCTATTCAAAAAGGCTTAGGTGCTTCTGATGGTAGCAATTACGAAGAATTAATTTATGAAGGTTACGGTCCAGCAGGTTCTGCTGTTATGCTCGAAGTTATGACAGATAACCGCAATCGTACAGCTGCTGATATTCGTCATTTATTCTCCAAATACGGCGGAAACCTCGGCGAAACTGGTTGCGTAGGCTGGATGTTCCACAAAAAAGCAATCTTTGTTGTAGACAAAGAAGCTTTCGATGATGAAGAAAGCCTCATGATGATTGCTCTTGATGCTGGTGCTGAAGACTTCAAAGCAGAAGATGATTCTTTTGAAATCACTGCTGCTCCTGAAGATTTCGATGCAATCTCTCAAGCATTAGAAGAAAACAACATTGAAACAGTTGAATCCGAAATCACTATGATTCCTGATACTACTGTTAAAGTTGAAGGCAAAGACGCTGAAAAAATGCAGACTCTTATCGATATGCTTGAAGAACATGATGATGTTCAAAACGTTTATTCCAACTACGAAATGGACGAAGAATAA